A single window of Xylocopilactobacillus apicola DNA harbors:
- a CDS encoding SemiSWEET family transporter, whose amino-acid sequence MEDSKFIKILGIAAAVMAILMYVSYLPQIMDNLSGAKGNPLQPLVAMINSTLWFIYGIGKKPRDFSIAVANFPGIIFGAITFLTAI is encoded by the coding sequence GTGGAAGATAGTAAATTTATAAAAATTTTGGGTATTGCAGCAGCTGTGATGGCGATTTTGATGTACGTTTCTTATTTGCCGCAAATTATGGACAATTTATCAGGTGCTAAAGGTAATCCATTGCAGCCCCTTGTAGCAATGATTAACTCTACTTTATGGTTTATATATGGAATTGGAAAAAAACCACGAGATTTTTCAATCGCCGTGGCAAATTTTCCTGGAATTATTTTTGGAGCTATAACATTTTTGACAGCCATTTAA
- a CDS encoding tyrosine-protein phosphatase, translating to MNLVNFRDLGTLVSSDGRPVKTKRLLRSGEPVALDPDTQESLVKDYHLTQIIDFRGPKEIKERPDTVLPGVKMVNLDIQHGTKANGVSLSDLAKIGKSDYVDQHMMNVYEDMVINPNPQNCYRDFLNLLLENREGATLFHCFAGKDRTGYAAALILWLLDVSDEQIMQDYLATNENRKTANEQILNDYRKQGFSEEAVQALSISLYVKAKYLKCAEKLIKDNYGDVQNYAEKVLDFDSGKVSKLKELYLGEENSGTERKK from the coding sequence TTGAATTTAGTTAATTTTCGTGATTTAGGCACACTGGTTTCAAGTGATGGACGGCCAGTTAAAACCAAACGACTTTTGCGTTCTGGCGAGCCCGTAGCTCTTGATCCAGATACGCAAGAAAGCCTAGTAAAAGATTATCATTTAACACAAATTATTGATTTTAGAGGACCTAAAGAGATTAAAGAGCGGCCTGATACCGTACTTCCAGGCGTTAAAATGGTTAATCTAGATATTCAGCACGGGACCAAAGCTAATGGGGTCAGCTTAAGTGACTTAGCAAAAATCGGAAAGTCCGATTACGTCGATCAACATATGATGAACGTTTACGAAGATATGGTCATAAATCCTAATCCGCAAAATTGTTATCGTGATTTTCTAAATTTGCTTTTAGAAAATCGTGAAGGTGCGACTTTGTTTCACTGTTTTGCAGGTAAAGATCGGACTGGATATGCTGCCGCTTTAATCCTTTGGTTATTAGATGTTAGTGATGAACAAATTATGCAGGACTATTTAGCCACTAACGAAAACCGTAAGACCGCAAATGAACAAATTTTAAATGATTATCGCAAACAAGGATTTAGCGAAGAAGCGGTGCAGGCTTTGTCAATTTCGCTTTATGTTAAAGCTAAATATTTGAAATGTGCTGAAAAATTAATTAAGGACAATTATGGGGATGTTCAGAATTACGCTGAAAAAGTTCTTGATTTTGATTCAGGCAAAGTAAGTAAATTAAAAGAATTGTATTTAGGAGAAGAGAACAGTGGGACAGAAAGAAAAAAGTAG
- a CDS encoding type I restriction endonuclease subunit R, EcoR124 family, with product MDRMNDFNEKLPQKKQMDFTDIKISVEKYSSEIIDYDYLIELLNNYMDEKTPENEAAIKEHVASSNSVEELDLRRLLEGILAGHFHKHFTSQSFNDVIKEIHKENQELELNRWAYENGYNSEDILEAYHLFIPGVELKDNPSLNSKINEINIKLDLKFKKKKELKDKLIMKFQEMDK from the coding sequence ATGGATCGAATGAATGACTTCAACGAAAAATTGCCCCAAAAGAAGCAAATGGATTTCACTGATATCAAAATTTCGGTTGAAAAATACTCAAGCGAGATCATTGACTACGATTACTTAATCGAGCTTTTAAATAACTATATGGATGAAAAAACGCCAGAAAACGAAGCTGCAATCAAGGAACACGTTGCGTCATCAAACTCGGTTGAGGAGTTGGATCTGAGACGCTTGTTAGAGGGTATCTTGGCTGGACATTTCCACAAGCACTTTACGTCTCAAAGTTTTAACGATGTAATCAAGGAAATCCACAAAGAGAATCAAGAACTCGAACTTAATCGCTGGGCATATGAAAATGGCTATAATTCAGAAGATATCTTAGAAGCCTATCATTTGTTCATCCCTGGAGTTGAGCTCAAAGATAACCCAAGTTTAAATAGCAAGATTAATGAAATTAATATCAAATTGGATCTAAAATTTAAAAAGAAAAAAGAACTTAAAGATAAGCTCATCATGAAGTTCCAAGAAATGGATAAATAA
- a CDS encoding Eco57I restriction-modification methylase domain-containing protein — MEKQTTTKSNFEFLQNNLYTQAYYDTAHDAEDLYADGKFSNEFESIRKVAENVASEILDQEFVEVDDRSTFNDRLRQIKERNLASKEVLDDFYYLKQSGNEAAHTLKKASKEDGYKGLQKMYHILVWFVRTYYDPELKVNKFVEPHQSVTYQTAERKLIYVQTADNEDGEWPQYRGLEKIGDASIPSFEMDSRPNSEDLRSAADKRVGSYMKTAGVPYNLQWAELAYRQSDHYWFRDYDVHDVLLRSGIEKKEVGEGNEWFKTDLDTAKKAIKAVKEGRSSIEAPNLNTPIKIVLRPEQSDAVKKTEQTFKKHHKMLWNAKMRFGKTLTALQLIKDEKYKHVLIMTHRPVVDQGWFDDFTKIGMGEAGYIYGSKKEGEDFSYLANTDKPFVYFASLQDLRGSELVGGTIDKNRELFNTDWDLVIIDEAHEGTQTELAQQVLDQVVQKDHTKLLELSGTPFNLMDQYEEDQVYTWDYVMEQKAKYDWSNDHPDEKNPYDGLPKVSMYTFEMQKKFDDSRFVTDERQSFNFKEFFRVDKHDQFVYEAKVKQFLDNISTPDKKTNYPFSTEDFRNQLRHTLWIMPGVKEANALEDLMNRHPVFGMDYNIVNVVRNGDNGITSESDIKRVNEAMKPDPANTKTITLTVRKLTTGVTIKPWTGVLFLSNTNSAMQYLQAAFRAQTPYSSPTFGQKTNCYIFDFAPDRALTIMAESTQLKTGVGKVTSSVQKEKMSELMNFLPIIGETGQGMKAFKVDSLLAKIKRVYAEKAVRSGFDDDSLYSDELLKIQDADLKDFDNLKAIVGTTQADKKPLKVDINHQGLSDEEYEAAVRAEKKPKKERSLEEQAAIDKMNSLKKQRKTLISILRSISIRIPLMIYGMDVELEEDVDIKKFIKNVDDQSWIEFMPKGVTKELFKQFTKYFDQDVFIEAGKIIRRRVKALDKLDPIERVEQLTAIFSTFKNPDKETVLTPWRVVNMQLGMTLGGYSFFDEHYQYETIEGKRANHWIETEYTNQIFNPESHILEINSKTGLYPLYATMSIYWQEYQKLNNEHAGKFDFGDQLDLWAKILKNNIFVIAKTPMAKAITQRTLSGFRGLDTNIEFVKNIVEDSKKDVDEEAKKIKGMLNNMKFDVVIGNPPYQDESRGDNDKFAPPIYNEFMELSYKLSDLVILITPARFLFGTGSTPKNWNRKMLSDNHFKIIKYVSDSSSVFPKTDIKGGVVITLYDKEHFFSSIHDLYNPAGIFVPYTSLVSIMKKVLNKTTNMGLDKIVYAAETYKFTDLMHKEHPSVVNRLSNGHKYDLKSNVFDNLNDIFFEFIPNDNKSYIKIYGIGNKHRTYRYIRKDYILSGPNFNNWKVYLPNANGSGSLGEVISSPFIGKPGTGNTQTFISIGNFNSEYEANSTLKYIKTKFARTMLGILKVTQNGNKDAWRLIPLQDFTPNSDIDWSKSITEIDQQLYRKYDLSEDEINFIETKVQAMD; from the coding sequence ATGGAAAAACAAACGACAACTAAAAGTAATTTTGAATTTTTACAAAATAATTTATATACCCAAGCTTACTATGATACAGCTCACGACGCAGAGGATTTATATGCTGATGGTAAATTCAGCAATGAATTTGAATCGATTCGTAAAGTAGCCGAAAATGTTGCTTCAGAAATACTAGATCAAGAATTTGTTGAAGTGGATGACCGAAGCACCTTCAATGACCGTTTAAGACAAATAAAAGAACGAAATCTCGCAAGTAAAGAGGTATTAGATGATTTTTATTATTTAAAACAATCTGGTAACGAGGCTGCTCATACCCTGAAAAAAGCGTCAAAAGAGGATGGGTATAAGGGATTACAGAAGATGTACCATATTTTAGTTTGGTTTGTCCGTACCTATTATGATCCTGAATTAAAAGTAAATAAATTTGTCGAACCGCATCAGAGTGTTACATATCAAACCGCTGAAAGAAAACTAATCTATGTTCAAACGGCTGATAATGAAGATGGAGAATGGCCTCAATACCGAGGTTTGGAAAAAATCGGCGATGCTTCGATTCCTAGCTTTGAAATGGATAGTAGACCAAACAGTGAAGATTTAAGAAGTGCTGCTGATAAGCGAGTGGGCAGTTATATGAAGACTGCAGGGGTTCCTTACAATTTGCAGTGGGCAGAACTAGCTTATCGTCAATCTGACCATTATTGGTTTCGTGATTACGATGTACATGATGTTCTTCTTCGTTCTGGAATTGAGAAAAAAGAAGTTGGCGAAGGTAATGAATGGTTTAAAACCGACTTAGATACTGCCAAAAAAGCAATTAAGGCAGTTAAAGAAGGTCGTAGTTCAATTGAGGCGCCAAACTTAAACACACCAATTAAAATAGTTTTGAGACCAGAACAATCAGACGCTGTTAAGAAAACTGAGCAAACTTTCAAAAAACACCACAAAATGCTCTGGAATGCGAAAATGCGTTTTGGTAAAACTCTAACTGCACTTCAATTAATTAAAGATGAAAAATACAAACATGTCTTAATTATGACCCATCGACCAGTCGTAGATCAGGGTTGGTTTGATGACTTCACCAAAATCGGAATGGGTGAAGCAGGCTATATCTATGGTTCTAAAAAAGAAGGAGAAGACTTTTCTTATTTAGCCAATACAGATAAACCGTTTGTATACTTTGCAAGTTTGCAAGATCTTCGAGGTTCTGAGCTTGTTGGTGGCACCATCGATAAGAATCGTGAATTGTTCAACACGGATTGGGATTTAGTAATTATTGATGAGGCTCATGAAGGAACGCAAACTGAATTAGCCCAGCAGGTTTTAGATCAAGTGGTCCAAAAAGATCATACCAAGTTGCTGGAACTATCGGGAACACCATTTAATCTCATGGATCAGTATGAAGAAGATCAAGTTTATACTTGGGATTATGTGATGGAGCAAAAGGCAAAGTATGACTGGTCAAATGATCACCCGGATGAAAAGAATCCATATGATGGTTTGCCTAAGGTATCAATGTATACCTTTGAAATGCAGAAAAAATTTGACGATTCCCGATTTGTTACTGATGAAAGACAATCTTTTAATTTTAAAGAGTTTTTTAGAGTAGATAAGCATGATCAATTCGTTTATGAAGCAAAAGTGAAACAATTTTTAGATAATATTTCAACTCCTGATAAGAAGACCAATTATCCTTTTTCAACTGAGGATTTTCGAAATCAATTAAGACACACGTTGTGGATTATGCCAGGAGTTAAGGAAGCTAATGCTTTAGAAGATTTGATGAATAGACATCCGGTTTTTGGCATGGACTACAATATTGTGAATGTTGTCCGTAACGGTGATAATGGGATCACTTCTGAAAGTGATATTAAAAGAGTGAACGAAGCGATGAAGCCAGATCCCGCAAATACTAAGACGATTACCTTAACAGTTCGTAAACTTACAACGGGAGTGACAATTAAGCCATGGACAGGAGTTCTGTTCTTGTCTAATACTAACAGTGCAATGCAGTATTTGCAGGCAGCATTTCGAGCACAAACTCCGTATTCATCACCAACTTTTGGTCAGAAAACCAATTGTTATATTTTTGATTTTGCCCCTGATCGAGCATTGACGATTATGGCAGAATCAACGCAGTTAAAAACAGGTGTTGGAAAAGTCACTAGTTCGGTTCAAAAAGAAAAAATGAGCGAACTGATGAATTTTTTGCCGATCATCGGGGAAACTGGTCAGGGAATGAAGGCTTTCAAGGTTGATTCTCTTTTGGCAAAAATTAAAAGAGTCTATGCTGAGAAAGCGGTTCGTTCAGGGTTTGATGATGATTCTCTTTATAGCGATGAACTTTTGAAAATCCAAGATGCGGATCTTAAAGACTTTGATAATTTGAAGGCTATTGTGGGGACAACTCAAGCTGACAAGAAACCACTTAAAGTAGATATCAATCATCAAGGGCTTTCCGATGAAGAGTATGAAGCAGCAGTTCGAGCTGAAAAGAAGCCAAAAAAAGAGCGTTCTTTGGAAGAACAGGCTGCAATCGACAAAATGAATTCGTTAAAGAAACAACGTAAAACTTTGATTTCGATTTTGCGGTCAATTTCAATCCGAATTCCGTTGATGATTTATGGAATGGATGTAGAGCTCGAAGAAGATGTTGATATTAAGAAGTTTATAAAAAATGTTGATGATCAGTCTTGGATTGAATTTATGCCAAAAGGTGTGACGAAAGAACTCTTTAAGCAATTTACTAAATATTTTGATCAAGATGTATTTATTGAAGCAGGGAAAATCATCCGACGGCGGGTTAAAGCACTTGATAAATTAGATCCAATTGAACGAGTTGAACAGTTGACGGCAATATTTAGTACCTTTAAAAACCCTGATAAAGAAACAGTTTTAACCCCTTGGCGAGTTGTTAATATGCAATTAGGGATGACACTTGGAGGATATTCTTTCTTTGACGAACATTATCAGTATGAGACAATTGAGGGTAAAAGAGCTAATCATTGGATTGAAACAGAGTATACAAATCAAATTTTTAACCCTGAAAGCCATATTTTAGAAATTAATTCCAAGACCGGACTTTATCCACTCTATGCAACGATGTCGATCTATTGGCAAGAATATCAAAAGTTAAATAATGAACATGCTGGCAAGTTTGATTTTGGAGATCAACTCGATCTATGGGCAAAAATTTTAAAGAATAATATTTTTGTAATTGCTAAAACTCCGATGGCAAAGGCAATTACCCAAAGAACTTTATCTGGTTTTCGTGGATTAGATACGAATATTGAGTTCGTTAAGAATATTGTTGAAGATTCTAAAAAAGATGTTGATGAAGAAGCTAAGAAGATTAAGGGGATGCTTAATAATATGAAGTTTGACGTAGTGATCGGAAATCCGCCGTATCAGGATGAAAGTAGAGGAGATAATGATAAGTTTGCCCCACCTATTTATAATGAATTTATGGAATTATCCTATAAATTATCGGATTTAGTTATTTTAATCACTCCGGCAAGGTTTTTGTTTGGAACAGGAAGCACTCCAAAAAATTGGAATAGAAAAATGCTTTCAGATAATCATTTTAAAATTATTAAATATGTATCGGATAGTTCTTCAGTTTTTCCCAAAACTGATATAAAAGGTGGTGTAGTAATAACACTATATGATAAGGAGCATTTTTTCTCTTCTATACATGATTTATATAATCCAGCAGGAATTTTTGTGCCATATACTTCATTGGTTTCAATCATGAAAAAAGTACTAAATAAAACGACAAATATGGGGTTAGATAAAATTGTTTATGCAGCTGAAACTTATAAATTTACGGATTTAATGCATAAAGAACACCCTTCAGTAGTTAATCGTCTTAGCAATGGACATAAGTATGATTTAAAATCTAATGTATTTGATAATTTGAATGACATTTTCTTTGAATTTATTCCAAATGATAATAAAAGTTATATAAAAATTTATGGAATAGGAAATAAACATAGAACTTATAGGTACATTAGAAAAGACTATATATTAAGTGGCCCCAATTTTAACAACTGGAAAGTATATCTTCCTAATGCAAATGGAAGTGGATCTTTAGGAGAAGTCATAAGTAGTCCTTTTATAGGTAAACCAGGAACAGGGAATACACAAACATTTATTAGTATAGGCAATTTCAATTCAGAATACGAGGCAAATTCTACGCTAAAATATATAAAAACAAAATTTGCAAGAACAATGCTTGGTATCCTGAAAGTAACACAAAACGGCAATAAGGATGCTTGGAGACTTATTCCACTTCAAGATTTCACTCCTAATTCTGATATTGATTGGTCAAAATCTATAACAGAAATAGATCAGCAATTGTATAGAAAATATGATCTATCAGAAGATGAAATCAACTTTATTGAAACGAAAGTACAGGCAATGGATTAG
- a CDS encoding MurR/RpiR family transcriptional regulator, whose protein sequence is MKAKSKFTPTELKIYQFILSKPDKVVNYSLRQLALKLKVSPASVVRTVKDMGYAHYEDLCEQLKNSAEDLPVTDDITYQARWYFQQSLSRIYDKKIDQFKKIAKDCLDFVFFGIGTSGYLAEYGARQFVNNGQSAFVISDSSYPIQLGKKDFPKRALIVLSVSGETDHVIKRVINFKAKGVKIISITNNSDNTLAQLSDINFDYMLEPKIIGYTINLTSQIPVVYILERLSRSFDE, encoded by the coding sequence ATGAAAGCTAAAAGTAAATTCACGCCAACCGAGCTCAAAATTTATCAATTTATTCTGTCTAAACCAGATAAAGTGGTCAATTATAGTTTGCGCCAACTGGCTTTAAAGTTGAAAGTGTCGCCAGCTTCAGTTGTGCGAACAGTTAAAGATATGGGATATGCTCACTATGAAGATTTGTGTGAACAGCTAAAAAATAGTGCTGAAGATTTACCAGTAACTGACGACATTACCTACCAAGCTAGGTGGTATTTTCAACAATCATTATCTCGGATTTACGATAAAAAAATTGATCAATTTAAGAAAATTGCCAAGGACTGTCTCGATTTCGTTTTTTTTGGAATTGGCACTTCAGGTTATTTGGCTGAGTACGGGGCCCGACAATTTGTTAATAACGGACAAAGTGCTTTTGTAATTTCTGATTCCTCATATCCAATTCAGCTTGGAAAAAAAGATTTTCCCAAGCGAGCTTTAATTGTTCTTTCGGTTAGTGGTGAAACTGATCATGTTATTAAAAGAGTAATTAACTTCAAAGCAAAAGGCGTTAAGATCATTAGTATTACGAACAATTCAGATAATACTTTGGCTCAATTATCAGATATTAATTTCGACTATATGTTGGAGCCAAAAATTATAGGGTATACAATTAATTTGACGAGCCAAATCCCGGTAGTTTATATCCTTGAGCGGCTTTCGCGTTCTTTTGATGAATGA
- a CDS encoding MurR/RpiR family transcriptional regulator — protein MTLLETIQARLRRLSPVNRALAQQVLNDPDSFLNQTTSQIAHASGVSDASVIRFVRLFGFADLRSFKLTLAREEDQFIPDTPLDPLVQDEDDLSTMMHKLSQTTTEAVNDLLNELDQAALKEAIKILRHANRIYLAGVSASALAAQDLYQKLIRAGKLAIFDRDTHTALERAYYMTADDVLIAFSYGGFTKEVVLMAQQARKNGAPVIVVTRKSSNPLRETASCVITLPPTESLLRIGAITSLFGETYVANILFLGTVQGSLNKMEQNYRATTQLTNKLKLKGNKDK, from the coding sequence ATGACCCTTTTAGAGACGATTCAAGCACGTTTAAGAAGACTGAGCCCCGTCAATCGGGCACTTGCTCAGCAAGTTCTTAATGATCCAGATTCCTTTTTAAATCAAACAACCTCACAAATTGCTCATGCTAGTGGGGTTTCAGACGCTTCGGTGATCCGCTTTGTTCGTTTATTTGGTTTTGCCGATTTGCGATCGTTTAAGTTGACGCTCGCCCGAGAAGAAGATCAGTTCATCCCCGACACCCCGCTAGATCCTTTGGTACAAGATGAGGATGACTTATCGACGATGATGCATAAGCTAAGCCAAACAACAACAGAGGCAGTTAATGATCTTCTTAATGAATTAGATCAAGCAGCTTTGAAAGAGGCAATTAAAATTTTGCGTCATGCGAACCGAATTTATTTAGCAGGGGTTAGTGCCTCGGCATTAGCAGCACAAGATCTTTATCAGAAATTGATTCGAGCTGGTAAATTGGCTATTTTTGATCGTGATACTCATACAGCTTTGGAGCGGGCTTATTACATGACGGCAGATGATGTGTTGATCGCTTTTTCTTACGGCGGTTTCACCAAGGAAGTGGTCTTGATGGCTCAGCAAGCTCGTAAAAATGGGGCGCCTGTAATTGTTGTAACTCGAAAGTCTAGCAATCCTTTACGCGAGACAGCCAGTTGTGTAATCACTTTGCCACCAACCGAGTCACTTTTAAGAATTGGGGCGATTACCTCACTTTTTGGCGAGACTTACGTTGCTAACATTCTTTTCTTGGGAACGGTGCAGGGCAGCTTAAATAAAATGGAACAAAATTATCGTGCCACAACTCAGTTGACAAACAAATTAAAATTAAAAGGCAATAAAGACAAATGA
- a CDS encoding N-6 DNA methylase — MEERLIKSAERVKNHGEIFTPKKTVKYMLDQPEIKEKLHSLTATFLEPSAGEGAFLVEILKRKMIYAIGQSHSDKEYGENCLISLSSLYGIEILEDNIEILIMNMIMTFSDIYTTHVRSNFDVKAADKHVLESAKVIIRANMVQGDALKRVKSDGSPIIFSEWKLISGKIRKVQRTEYTFDSIIEDGDPTGTVNGYSEQTSLFGIPEPEEKPKKQYTVVKWTDIYKQKVV, encoded by the coding sequence GTGGAAGAGAGGCTTATTAAATCTGCTGAACGAGTTAAGAATCATGGTGAAATATTTACACCCAAAAAAACCGTGAAGTATATGCTTGATCAGCCTGAAATAAAAGAAAAGTTGCATTCTTTAACGGCAACTTTTTTGGAACCTTCCGCAGGAGAAGGTGCTTTTTTGGTTGAAATATTGAAGCGTAAAATGATTTATGCGATTGGACAAAGTCATTCAGATAAAGAGTACGGCGAAAATTGTCTAATTTCACTTTCTAGTTTATACGGAATTGAGATTCTTGAAGATAACATTGAAATTTTGATTATGAACATGATTATGACTTTCTCTGACATTTACACGACCCATGTGAGGTCAAATTTTGATGTGAAGGCTGCTGATAAGCATGTTTTAGAAAGTGCTAAAGTTATTATTCGAGCAAATATGGTTCAAGGAGATGCACTTAAAAGAGTAAAATCTGATGGGAGTCCCATTATTTTTAGTGAGTGGAAATTAATCTCTGGGAAAATAAGGAAGGTTCAAAGAACAGAATATACTTTTGATTCGATTATCGAAGATGGTGATCCAACAGGAACTGTTAATGGATATAGCGAACAAACTAGTTTATTTGGAATTCCAGAACCTGAAGAGAAGCCAAAGAAACAATACACAGTTGTTAAATGGACTGATATTTATAAACAGAAGGTTGTTTAG
- the celB gene encoding PTS cellobiose transporter subunit IIC: protein MGQKEKSSFLNEKLIPFFNKIAGSRHLIALRDGMTAAVPMIIIGSIFMMIGQFPIKSYQTFMTQTFGANWATIVQYPTNASFHIMGLIAVAGISYNLAKSYKIDAFSSMIVAIGAFILTIPMQIDKKGALWIPLKLLDSSGLFIALIVGLFVTDLYVWLVHKNLTIKMPDTVPPAVSNSFASLFPGAIVLIVVWLVRLGVEATPMKSIPNVITFFLQAPLGHLTNTLGGALVIEFIVSFLWLFGIHGANTLTGITSPMLLAALAENASAQAAGKPLPNIVTKQFFEIFIRIGGCGATLGLALMIAFMSRSKEFKVLGELVVGPAIFNINEPIVFGLPIVLNYKMAIPYILAPLSNVVMTYTSMKFGWVARTFGVMVPWTTPPLLSGYLSTGHISGAVLQLVEIIVDAMIYFFFFKSMDNDKVKEEAAAEAALQA from the coding sequence GTGGGACAGAAAGAAAAAAGTAGTTTTTTAAACGAAAAATTAATTCCCTTTTTTAACAAAATCGCAGGCTCTCGTCATTTGATTGCTTTACGTGACGGGATGACGGCGGCTGTACCAATGATTATTATTGGTTCAATTTTTATGATGATTGGTCAATTTCCAATTAAGAGTTACCAGACATTTATGACTCAGACGTTTGGGGCAAACTGGGCGACGATCGTGCAGTATCCAACGAACGCTTCATTTCATATCATGGGTTTAATTGCCGTTGCGGGGATTTCTTATAATTTGGCAAAAAGTTATAAGATAGACGCATTTTCCAGCATGATTGTGGCAATTGGTGCGTTCATTTTAACAATTCCAATGCAAATTGATAAAAAAGGAGCTCTATGGATTCCTTTGAAACTGTTAGATTCATCAGGATTATTTATCGCATTGATCGTCGGCTTATTTGTGACGGATCTGTATGTTTGGTTGGTACATAAGAATTTAACGATCAAAATGCCCGATACCGTTCCGCCAGCAGTTAGTAATTCGTTTGCTTCACTGTTTCCTGGCGCAATCGTCTTAATCGTAGTTTGGTTAGTGCGTCTCGGAGTGGAAGCAACTCCAATGAAGAGTATTCCTAATGTGATTACTTTCTTCTTGCAAGCTCCACTAGGTCATTTGACAAATACTTTAGGTGGGGCGTTAGTTATTGAGTTTATTGTTAGTTTTCTATGGCTTTTTGGGATTCACGGAGCCAATACTTTAACCGGAATTACATCGCCAATGTTACTTGCAGCATTAGCTGAAAATGCTTCTGCTCAAGCTGCTGGCAAACCATTACCAAACATTGTAACTAAGCAGTTTTTTGAAATTTTTATCAGAATTGGTGGTTGTGGGGCAACTTTAGGTTTAGCACTTATGATTGCTTTTATGTCGCGAAGTAAAGAGTTTAAAGTACTTGGAGAATTAGTGGTTGGACCGGCAATATTTAATATTAATGAACCGATCGTCTTCGGGTTGCCAATTGTTTTGAACTACAAAATGGCGATCCCTTATATCTTGGCGCCGCTTAGTAATGTTGTGATGACTTATACGTCGATGAAATTTGGTTGGGTGGCAAGAACTTTTGGGGTCATGGTACCATGGACCACTCCACCGCTTCTTTCGGGCTACTTATCGACCGGCCATATCTCGGGTGCGGTTTTACAGCTAGTAGAGATAATTGTAGATGCGATGATTTATTTCTTCTTCTTTAAGAGTATGGATAATGACAAAGTAAAAGAAGAAGCAGCGGCAGAGGCAGCCTTACAAGCCTAA